One stretch of Podospora bellae-mahoneyi strain CBS 112042 chromosome 2, whole genome shotgun sequence DNA includes these proteins:
- a CDS encoding hypothetical protein (EggNog:ENOG503P9CR; COG:O), protein MGKMVAFYDRKGGPTVVESEKKIETPDPEASCPICTDLVGTENPEGTTETWSELPCGHRFGSHCIKHYLGTVADNRPTCPICRQKAYHSCGHPVLPMPCVGTVSKLKKATTKQKTALGDLGWKSCGYCDQARVQAGYMVKRSRLWRPFRYIADALNPRRRRENRRQAPQYPPYVTGLWGQPDLARARDSGWERWWKAQAPQEV, encoded by the coding sequence ATGGGGAAAATGGTAGCTTTCTACGACCGAAAAGGCGGGCCAACCGTGGTCGAGTCGGAAAAGAAAATCGAAACCCCAGACCCGGAAGCGTCATGCCCTATCTGCACCGACCTAGTCGGCACAGAAAACCCAGAAGGCACGACAGAAACATGGAGTGAGCTGCCTTGTGGACACCGGTTCGGAAGTCATTGCATCAAGCATTATCTTGGCACTGTGGCAGACAACCGTCCAACATGCCCGATTTGCCGCCAGAAAGCCTACCACTCCTGCGGACACCCGGTGCTCCCTATGCCATGCGTTGGTACAGTCTcaaagctgaagaaggcgactacaaaacaaaaaactgCACTCGGCGATCTGGGTTGGAAGAGTTGTGGGTATTGCGATCAGGCGAGGGTCCAGGCAGGGTACATGGTGAAGAGGAGCCGTCTATGGAGGCCTTTTCGATATATTGCCGACGCACTGAACCCTCGCCGGAGAAGAGAGAATCGTCGGCAGGCACCACAGTATCCCCCTTATGTGACGGGGCTATGGGGCCAGCCGGACCTGGCTAGAGCGAGGGATTCGggatgggagaggtggtggaaagcACAAGCTCCACAGGAGGTATAA
- a CDS encoding hypothetical protein (EggNog:ENOG503NX6G; COG:S), which yields MDSAPAQSTALVRKRTDTELMPPPPRAKRIKRPKRVLDEDTYTDALSHIIARDFFPGLLESETQQEYLDALDSKDDEWIASAGRRLQQVVMTPGRRRNLATPLRQPLQTTTGQTPLNFVGDTPASIASSSVTTATNKATNVDTNMSLAAFQSKYTSEDNESFYKLLDRQNQKHVEKYAWLWTGNKLPSKQQLKQKEVQAKLLAQRGATGLTDDGFKKDRLAIMDQDAFDRPAAPDQWKFKPQNELMFTPAGIEGVETVSERRERESRMDQKRVVYENTRVPGPNLKITTEDEEDRSRAGSPTLSEIRNAIAGKRRECDTETKASSVAGGETPRVNGYAFVDDEEPEPEPVRRSKSSKAPVINLGPGDATPNPFKIQEQRGREALHHRMVERISQSKRTSARLGVTGKVERTPAPKFPSSPKVGAPGLTPAAQRLWGKIGGSGRGNESPFSGSVKATPRAATPKLKGSGLKSMGK from the coding sequence ATGGATTCCGCTCCAGCCCAGTCCACCGCGCTCGTTCGCAAGCGGACAGATACAGAGCtgatgccaccacctcctcgagcAAAACGCATCAAACGACCAAAGCGAGTCCTGGACGAGGATACCTACACCGATGCCTTGTCCCACATCATCGCCCGCGACTTCTTCCCCGGCCTGCTTGAGAGCGAGACCCAGCAAGAATATCTCGATGCCCTGGATTCCAAAGATGACGAGTGGATTGCGAGTGCTGGCCGCCGGCTCCAGCAAGTAGTTATGACACCTGGCCGACGACGAAACCTCGCGACTCCTTTGCGGCAGCCCTTGCAGACAACAACGGGTCAGACACCTCTGAATTTTGTGGGTGACACGCCTGCCTCGATCGCATCATCTTCGGTAACAACCGCGACCAACAAGGCAACAAATGTGGACACCAACATGTCTCTTGCAGCCTTCCAGTCGAAATACACCTCGGAAGACAACGAGTCCTTTTACAAGCTGCTCGACAGACAAAATCAAAAACACGTCGAGAAATACGCCTGGCTATGGACTGGAAACAAGCTGCCTTCAAAACAACAGCTTAAACAAAAGGAGGTGCAGGCCAAGTTGCTCGCTCAACGGGGCGCGACGGGTCTAACAGACGATGGCTTCAAAAAGGACCGACTCGCCATAATGGATCAGGATGCTTTTGAccgcccagcagcaccagatCAATGGAAGTTCAAGCCACAAAACGAGCTCATGTTCACGCCTGCTGGCATCGAAGGGGTGGAAACGGTGTcggaaagaagagaaagggaaTCAAGAATGGATCAGAAGAGGGTCGTCTACGAGAACACAAGAGTGCCGGGCCCAAATCTGAAAATCACCactgaagatgaagaagatagGTCTCGGGCTGGATCACCTACTCTATCCGAAATCCGAAACGCCATCGCCGGCAAGAGAAGAGAGTGTGACACGGAAACCAAAGCTAGCAGCGTCGCGGGAGGTGAAACGCCAAGGGTGAACGGCTATGCTTttgttgacgatgaagagCCGGAGCCAGAACCGGTCAGGAGGTCAAAATCATCAAAGGCACCGGTCATCAATCTTGGTCCGGGGGATGCAACGCCTAATCCGTTCAAAATCCAGGAACAGCGGGGACGAGAGGCGCTGCATCATcggatggtggagagaaTATCGCAATCCAAGAGAACGAGCGCAAGGCTGGGGGTGACcgggaaggtggagaggacgCCGGCGCCCAAGTTTCCTAGTAGTCCTAAGGTTGGAGCTCCGGGGCTTACACCTGCTGCGCAGAGGTTGTGGGGGAAGATTGGGGGTTCTGGGAGGGGGAACGAGTCGCCGTTTAGCGGGTCGGTGAAGGCGACTCCGAGGGCGGCGACGCCCAAGCTGAAGGGATCGGGGCTGAAGAGTATGGGGAAATAG
- a CDS encoding hypothetical protein (BUSCO:EOG09262Z14; EggNog:ENOG503NWR2; COG:S): MRLADLLVDLAAVASASKSVAAKHVALRARQVERYGQTSSILRDALLGRQKAAQGQEEEPPNVERGDEEKATPPAAAQTHQQPEPPKEKEVSGGVPKEAPPPPPPPEETTQPAPTPEKKRPTQEFKPAPWAEGSIALLKQGFVPPRRPPTSLPSIGKQKIDIPLLKVDETEEVDVSSLFHTSKGSKILEALKSKEDETKEAAGEYVQVAEAGKAENKVVEKEEEQPSKEVDAAPAVKDVISEPTKEVVAEPVKEVVSKPLEEAVSEPIKEVVSEPLEEVLSTPEKEATAETTPPPPPPAQYELRESRVPSTRLGRLWNYGGLAAGMLAGAVTESVSRTFNGSSSSSSSSVMLSPSNMTRIVSKLSRMRGAALKLGQMMSFQDAKMLPPPIQEVLQRVQDRADYMPSYQRDRVLGQNLGENWRELFSEFDEKPIAAASIGQVHRAVLKQSGERVAVKIQFPGVAESINSDLDNIAVLLTATKLLPKGLYLDKTIENARLELGWECDYEREAGCAERYRQNLLSDEVFAVPRIYPEASGRHVLTMEWMSGTGVTRIAPNLTQEQKDWIGTQILRLCLREITEFKFMQTDPNWTNFLYNPQENKLELLDFGASREYPDSFIKLYVQLLEASSRNDKDAVKELSEELGYLTGHESKQMLEAHLTSVMTLAEPFMETAPEVYDFRDQTITERVKAQIGVMIHERLAPPPEETYSLHRKLSGAFLLCARLGSRVRCRELFQDALEKSGYKKD, translated from the coding sequence ATGAGGTTAGCGGACCTCCTCGTCGACCTGGCCGCCGTGGCCAGTGCGTCGAAAAGCGTGGCGGCCAAGCATGTCGCGCTGAGGGCGAGGCAGGTGGAGAGGTATGGGCAGACGTCGAGTATATTGAGGGATGCTCTTCTCGGGAGGCAGAAAGCAGCacaaggtcaagaagaggaacCTCCAAatgtggagaggggggatgaggaaaaagcaacaccaccagcagcagcccaaactcaccagcagccagagccgccaaaagaaaaggaggtgtCGGGTGGCGTTCCCAAGgaagcaccaccgccgccgccgccgccggaaGAGACAACACAACCCGCTCCTACCCCAGAAAAGAAACGCCCAACCCAAGAATTCAAACCAGCCCCCTGGGCAGAAGGTTCCATCGCCCTTTTGAAGCAGGGGTTTGTCCCGCCAAGAAGACCACCAActtccctccccagcatTGGAAAACAAAAGATCGACATCCCTCTTCTGAAAGTTGACGAGACAGAAGAGGTAGATGTCAGTTCTCTGTTTCACACGTCTAAGGGGTCCAAAATCCTGGAGGCCTTGAAGTCGAAGGAGGACGAAACCAAAGAAGCGGCAGGGGAGTACGTCcaggttgctgaggctggCAAAGCCGAAAACAAGGTGGttgaaaaagaagaagagcagccATCAAAGGAGGTTGACGCAGCGCCGGCGGTGAAAGACGTGATATCCGAACCGACCAAAGAAGTCGTGGCAGAGCCAGTAAAGGAAGTCGTCTCCAAGCCTTTGGAGGAAGCCGTTTCGGAACCCATCAAAGAAGTCGTCTCCGAGCCTCTGGAAGAGGTTCTCTCAACCCCCGAAAAAGAAGCCACAGCAGAAAccactccccccccaccaccacccgcacAATACGAACTCCGCGAGTCCCGAGTCCCCTCCACCCGCCTCGGCCGGCTCTGGAACTACGGCGGCCTAGCAGCAGGCATGCTTGCCGGCGCAGTCACCGAGTCCGTCTCCCGCACCTTCaacggctcctcctcctcctcttcttcttccgtAATgctctccccatcaaacaTGACCCGCATAGTCAGCAAACTCTCCCGCATGCGCGGTGCAGCCCTCAAGCTAGGCCAGATGATGTCCTTCCAGGACGCAAAAATGCTACCCCCCCCTATCCAAGAGGTCTTGCAGCGTGTCCAAGACAGAGCAGATTACATGCCCTCCTACCAGCGCGACCGTGTCCTCGGTCAGAACTTGGGAGAGAACTGGAGGGAGCTATTCAGTGAATTCGACGAGAAACCTATTGCAGCCGCCTCGATAGGGCAGGTTCACCGCGCGGTGTTGAAACAGtctggggagagggttgcAGTCAAGATTCAGTTCCCGGGTGTGGCGGAGAGTATCAATTCTGACTTGGACAACATTGCCGTGTTGCTGACCGCGACAAAGCTGCTCCCGAAGGGGTTGTACTTGGATAAGACGATCGAGAATGCGAGGTTGGAGCTGGGGTGGGAGTGTGATTATGAGCGGGAGGCGGGGTGCGCGGAGAGATACAGGCAGAACCTGCTGTCTGATGAGGTGTTTGCCGTGCCGAGGATCTATCCCGAGGCGAGCGGGAGGCATGTGCTGACGATGGAGTGGATGTCTGGCACCGGAGTGACGCGCATCGCACCAAACCTGAcgcaagaacaaaaagatTGGATCGGGACGCAGATCTTGAGGTTGTGTCTCAGGGAAATCACAGAGTTCAAATTCATGCAGACGGACCCGAACTGGACGAATTTCTTGTACAACCCCCAGGAAAACAAGCTGGAGCTGTTGGACTTCGGGGCGTCGAGGGAGTACCCTGACTCTTTTATCAAGCTGTATGTCCAGCTTTTGGAGGCTTCGTCACGGAATGATAAAGATGCGGTGAAGGAATTGtcggaggagttggggtaCTTGACTGGTCATGAAAGCAAGCAGATGCTCGAGGCGCACTTGACGAGCGTGATGACGCTCGCGGAACCGTTCATGGAGACGGCGCCGGAGGTGTACGATTTTAGGGATCAGACGATTACGGAAAGAGTGAAAGCGCAGATTGGGGTCATGATACATGAGCGGTTGGCGCCGCCGCCCGAGGAGACGTATTCGTTGCACCGGAAGCTGTCTGGCGCGTTTTTGCTGTGTGCGAGGTTGGGCAGCAGGGTGAGGTGTAGAGAGTTGTTCCAGGACGCTCTGGAAAAGTCGGGGTATAAGAAGGACTGA
- the RRP36 gene encoding rRNA biogenesis protein rrp36 (COG:A; EggNog:ENOG503NV5Q; BUSCO:EOG09265M98), which translates to MSSVKRKQPPATLLQRRVRPRYEPEPESDVEEMSDAPSEEGAGFDSEEDEVMSEAEMRSGSDEENSELGSDPEDGEDESEDDTPQPTHQLSFGALAKAQAALGDKLNKRKRRSSSAASEASSSRGNNNNDNKFSLEKNHKKPLEKPSRTSKHAPVELSSKRQVSRRRDFLLDPTSTKPQHRDPRFFAPSTMSATSKIDEIKARKAYAFLDEYREKEMQELRVAIKKSKNAEEKEKLQKALLSMESKKKAQERKDKAQKVLDEHKKKEKELVRQGKNPFYLKKSEQKKRVVVETFKGMKKGQVDRAIERRRKKVAGKEKKLLPWARRTVEDR; encoded by the exons ATGTCATCCGTCAAACGCAAGCAGCCGCCTGCCACTCTCCTGCAAAGGCGCGTTCGCCCCAGGTATGAGCCGGAGCCTGAATCAGATGTCGAGGAGATGAGCGATGCGCCAAGTGAGGAGGGTGCCGGGTTTGACAgtgaagaggacgaggtcaTGAGTGAGGCTGAGATGAGAAGCGGCAGCGATGAG GAAAACTCTGAACTCGGCTCAGACCCCgaagacggcgaggatgaaTCGGAAGATgacaccccccaacccacccaccagctCTCCTTTGgcgccctcgccaaagcccAAGCAGCCCTAGGcgacaagctcaacaagcGCAAGCGCCGCTCCAGCAGCGCCGCTTCCGAAGCGTCCAGCTCTCGGggtaacaacaacaacgacaacaagtTTTCTCTTGAGAAGAATCACAAGAAACCCCTGGAAAAGCCCTCCCGCACAAGCAAACACGCCCCTGTCGAGTTGTCGTCAAAACGCCAGGTCTCCCGCCGCCGTgacttcctcctcgacccGACCTCGACCAAACCCCAGCATCGCGACCCCCGCTTCTTTGCGCCCTCCACCATGTCGGCCACGTCGAAAATAGACGAGATCAAAGCCCGAAAAGCGTACGCTTTTTTGGATGAGTACCGCGAGAAGGAGATGCAGGAGCTTCGGGTGGCgatcaagaagagcaagaacgcggaggagaaggagaagctgcAGAAGGCGTTGCTGTCGAtggagagcaagaagaaggcgcaggagaggaaggacaAGGCGCAAAAGGTGCTGGATGagcacaagaagaaggagaaggagctggtGAGGCAGGGGAAGAATCCTTTCTATCTGAAGAAGAgcgagcagaagaagagggtggtggtggagacgttcaaggggatgaagaaggggCAGGTGGATAGGGCGattgagaggaggaggaagaaggtggcgggtaaggagaagaagttgcTGCCTTGGGCTCggaggacggtggaggatcGGTGa
- a CDS encoding hypothetical protein (COG:A; EggNog:ENOG503NVZ2), producing the protein MGKAEVGSTKYLSNKMKQKGLTRLRWFCQICEKACRDENAFKMHCQSESHTRRALSVGHNIKQVTDDYSRAFQQEFISLLKTSHGEKEIHANKFYQEVIAKKDHVHLNATKEMAVLRGQIERARREAEERGVDLEGEREKELRREEGERIKLSFGKKGESTTPTPTPGSGGEEKVEGKDQAEKNDGEKKEGEKKEGEIKEGEIKEGEGKPAEGAAAAAPPAKVSLKFGVKPPAAKNVFRNALAGAPKKVMVAQPKKMSAGERIMMEELERKRARESRGSGGDAPSKRPRF; encoded by the exons aTGGGCAAAGCAGAAGTCGGCTCAACCAAATACCTCTCCAACAAGATGAAGCAAAAAGGCCTCACGCGCCTCCGCTGGTTCTGCCAAATCTGCGAAAAGGCCTGCAGAGACGAGAATGCCTTCAAGATGCACTGCCAGTCCGAATCGCACACCCGGCGCGCGCTGTCTGTAGGGCACAACATCAAGCAAGTCACCGACGATTACTCCCGTGCGTTCCAACAAGAGTTTATCTCCCTTCTCAAGACGAGCCATGGAGAAAAGGAGATTCACGCGAATAAATTCTATCAGGAGGTGATTGCAAAGAAGGATCATGTTCATTTGAATGCGACGAA ggagatggctgTTTTGAGGGGGCAGATTGAACGGGCtaggagggaggcggaggagaggggggtggatttggagggggagagggaaaaagagttgaggagggaggagggggagaggattaAGTTGAGTTTTGGGAAGAAGGGTGAGAGTACGACACCGACGCCAACGCCGGGGagtgggggggaagagaaggttgaggggaaggaccaggcggagaagaacgatggggagaaaaaggagggggagaagaaggagggggagataaaggagggggagataaaggagggggagggtaaGCCTGCTgagggggcggcggcggcggcaccacCGGCGAAGGTGTCGTTGAAGTTTGGGGTTAAGCCACCGGCGGCGAAGAATGTGTTTAGGAACGCGCTTGCTGGGGCGCCCAAGAAGGTCATGGTTGCGCAGCCGAAGAAGATGAGTGCTGGGGAGAGGATCatgatggaggagcttgagaggaagagagcGCGGGAGTCGAGGGGCAGTGGCGGTGATGCTCCTAGTAAAAGGCCGCGGTTTTAA